A stretch of Longimicrobium terrae DNA encodes these proteins:
- a CDS encoding TonB-dependent siderophore receptor, with amino-acid sequence MKKKNRKNKSAPAPQAPAPKGRPHWALTGVLVASAALGGVAAPAFAQDVPQPGNTREATRRFDIEAGPLSEVLAQYVRTTGLVINDPADVVTGIRSAGVRGVMTDEQALRRILGTTGVTYRYVTSRSLRLERGELPVSVADRTTVLDPVTALGRQSISSPKYTEPLRDVPQTVTVVPQEIIQQQGATTLRDVLRNVSGLTVNAGEGGATPGDNFNVRGFSARSDVFVDGVRDVGGYSRETFNIEQVEVAKGPGSTYTGRGSTGGSINLVTKSPLPVRRYSGTAGVGTADFRRGTVDINQPLGDAGLSGAAVRLNAAWQDAGIEQLDRVERQSWGVAPSAALGLGGDTQLTLQYFHAEQDNVPSYGLASQDSLPRVDTHNFFGLSALDHERVKADEANGRVDHKVSENLSLRQQFTWRRSDVDRVVTSANAANGARTSRSHITHDENLTSQTVARGGLNTGAVRHDVVAGLDVAREHGTFAGYTFAGAAPVIPDLNDPDPDVPYTGTITRRRPTRDATANTAGVYAFETMKIGSNLELNAGGRWDYFRAEYQDSLGKPLDPAGTTTRAFTWRAGAVVKPVESGSIYGAYGTSFNPSGETLALDSRGNADLDPERSRSIELGTKWDFFRSRLLLSLAAFRTEKTNARIANPDDPSGPQILAGDQRVDGVELGVSGRVLPSWSLFGGYTYMDSEIVEGAAADVGKPIANTPRHSGSIWSSVSLPMGAEVGAGVRYMGERFVRGEFYNPSYTTVDAEAGYTVNGSLTLRLNLYNLTDETYYDSSRYWVPAAGRSARLTAAVNF; translated from the coding sequence GTGAAGAAGAAGAATCGCAAGAACAAGAGCGCTCCCGCCCCGCAGGCGCCCGCCCCCAAGGGCCGCCCGCACTGGGCGCTCACCGGCGTGCTCGTGGCGTCCGCCGCGCTGGGCGGCGTGGCCGCTCCCGCCTTTGCGCAGGACGTTCCGCAGCCCGGAAACACCCGCGAGGCCACCCGCCGCTTCGACATCGAAGCCGGGCCGCTTTCCGAGGTTCTGGCGCAGTACGTCCGCACCACGGGCCTGGTCATCAACGATCCGGCGGACGTGGTGACGGGCATCCGCTCCGCGGGCGTGCGCGGCGTGATGACGGACGAGCAGGCGCTGCGCCGCATTCTGGGCACGACCGGGGTGACCTACCGCTACGTGACATCCCGCTCGCTGCGGCTGGAGCGCGGCGAGCTTCCGGTTTCGGTGGCCGATCGCACCACCGTGCTGGACCCGGTCACCGCGCTGGGGCGGCAGTCCATTTCGTCGCCCAAGTACACCGAGCCGCTGCGCGACGTCCCGCAGACGGTGACGGTGGTGCCGCAGGAGATCATTCAGCAGCAGGGCGCCACCACGCTGCGCGATGTGCTGCGCAACGTGTCCGGCCTGACGGTGAACGCGGGCGAGGGCGGCGCCACCCCGGGAGACAACTTCAACGTCCGCGGCTTCAGCGCGCGCAGCGACGTGTTCGTGGACGGCGTGCGCGACGTAGGTGGCTACTCGCGCGAAACGTTCAACATCGAACAGGTGGAAGTCGCCAAAGGCCCGGGATCGACGTACACCGGCCGCGGCTCCACCGGCGGCAGCATCAACCTGGTCACCAAGTCGCCGCTTCCGGTGCGGCGCTACTCCGGCACCGCGGGCGTGGGCACGGCCGACTTCCGCCGAGGCACGGTGGACATCAACCAGCCGCTGGGCGACGCGGGTCTTTCCGGCGCGGCGGTGCGGCTGAACGCGGCGTGGCAGGACGCGGGGATCGAGCAGCTGGACCGCGTGGAGCGGCAGAGCTGGGGCGTGGCGCCCTCCGCCGCGCTGGGGCTGGGCGGCGACACCCAGCTGACGCTGCAGTACTTTCACGCCGAGCAGGACAACGTGCCCAGCTACGGGCTGGCCAGCCAGGACAGCCTGCCCCGGGTGGACACGCACAACTTCTTTGGCCTGAGCGCGCTGGACCACGAGCGCGTCAAGGCGGACGAAGCGAACGGCCGGGTGGACCACAAGGTGTCGGAAAACCTGTCGCTGCGGCAGCAGTTCACCTGGCGGCGCTCGGACGTGGACCGCGTGGTGACCTCGGCCAACGCGGCCAACGGCGCGCGCACCAGCCGCTCGCACATCACGCACGACGAAAACCTGACCAGCCAGACGGTGGCGCGCGGCGGGCTCAACACCGGCGCGGTGCGGCACGACGTGGTGGCGGGGCTGGACGTGGCGCGCGAGCACGGCACGTTTGCGGGCTACACCTTTGCCGGCGCCGCCCCGGTCATTCCCGACCTGAACGATCCCGATCCGGACGTGCCGTACACCGGCACCATCACCCGCCGCCGCCCCACGCGCGACGCCACGGCCAACACCGCCGGCGTGTACGCGTTCGAGACCATGAAGATCGGCTCCAACCTGGAACTGAACGCGGGCGGGCGCTGGGACTACTTCCGCGCGGAGTACCAGGACTCGCTGGGCAAGCCGCTGGATCCGGCGGGGACCACGACGCGCGCCTTTACCTGGCGCGCGGGTGCGGTGGTCAAGCCGGTGGAGTCGGGAAGCATCTACGGCGCGTACGGCACGTCCTTCAATCCCTCCGGCGAAACACTGGCGCTGGACAGCCGCGGCAACGCGGACCTGGACCCGGAGCGCAGCCGCAGCATCGAGCTGGGCACCAAGTGGGACTTCTTCCGCTCGCGCCTGCTGCTGTCGCTGGCCGCGTTCCGGACGGAAAAGACCAACGCGCGCATCGCCAACCCCGACGACCCCTCGGGCCCGCAGATTCTGGCGGGCGACCAGCGGGTGGACGGCGTGGAACTGGGCGTGTCGGGGCGCGTGCTCCCCAGCTGGAGCCTGTTCGGCGGCTACACGTACATGGACAGCGAGATCGTGGAAGGCGCCGCGGCGGACGTGGGCAAGCCCATCGCCAACACGCCGCGCCACTCGGGATCCATCTGGAGCAGCGTGTCGCTTCCCATGGGCGCCGAGGTGGGCGCGGGCGTGCGCTACATGGGCGAGCGCTTCGTGCGCGGGGAGTTCTACAATCCCTCGTACACCACGGTGGACGCCGAGGCGGGCTACACCGTCAACGGCAGCCTGACGCTTCGGCTGAACCTGTACAACCTGACGGACGAAACGTACTACGACAGCAGCCGCTACTGGGTGCCCGCGGCCGGGCGCTCCGCGAGGCTGACCGCCGCCGTCAACTTCTGA
- a CDS encoding SDR family oxidoreductase — protein MAEDEMRGDDRPLWGRVAVVTGASRGAGRGIALELGAAGATVYVTGRSTRAEPARGYDNILRENGLAAPPGSIDETAEEVARLGGTGIAVRVDHTRDDEVRALFGRVEAEHGGLDLLVNNAWGGHEAFSVTSFGAPFWEQDMDQWDAMFDRGVRNHLLASRIAAPILIRQKRGLIVTTTYWDRGHYLKGNLFYDVAKASMNRLAFAMAEELRPHGVASLAVSPGWMRTELVLASQKATEETWREHPSLARTESPRYLGRAVAALAGDVEVLRKSGGIHRVADLAAEYGFTDTDGRLVPPFELDGE, from the coding sequence ATGGCGGAAGACGAGATGCGTGGGGACGACCGGCCGCTCTGGGGCCGCGTGGCCGTGGTGACGGGCGCCAGCCGCGGGGCGGGGCGGGGGATCGCGCTGGAACTGGGCGCGGCGGGGGCGACGGTGTACGTCACCGGCCGCAGCACCCGCGCCGAGCCGGCGCGCGGCTACGACAACATCCTGCGCGAGAACGGGTTGGCCGCGCCGCCGGGGAGCATTGACGAGACCGCGGAGGAGGTCGCGCGGCTGGGCGGCACCGGTATCGCCGTCCGCGTAGACCACACGCGCGACGACGAGGTGCGTGCGCTGTTCGGCCGCGTGGAGGCGGAGCACGGCGGGCTGGACCTGCTCGTCAACAACGCGTGGGGCGGGCACGAGGCGTTCAGCGTCACGTCGTTCGGGGCGCCGTTCTGGGAACAGGACATGGACCAGTGGGACGCCATGTTCGACCGGGGCGTGCGCAACCACCTGCTCGCTAGCCGCATCGCCGCGCCCATCCTCATCCGCCAGAAGCGTGGATTGATCGTCACTACGACGTATTGGGACCGCGGCCACTATCTGAAGGGCAATCTGTTCTACGACGTCGCGAAGGCGTCGATGAACCGCCTCGCCTTTGCCATGGCGGAAGAACTGCGGCCGCACGGGGTTGCGTCCCTCGCCGTGTCACCGGGGTGGATGCGGACGGAACTGGTGCTGGCGTCGCAGAAGGCCACGGAGGAGACCTGGCGCGAACACCCGTCGCTGGCGCGAACCGAGTCGCCGCGCTACCTGGGCCGCGCCGTGGCCGCCCTCGCCGGGGACGTGGAGGTGCTGCGGAAGAGCGGTGGCATTCACCGCGTGGCCGACCTCGCCGCGGAGTACGGCTTTACCGACACGGACGGCCGCCTCGTCCCGCCGTTCGAGCTGGATGGCGAGTGA
- a CDS encoding helix-turn-helix domain-containing protein, with translation MSRDTERMYLNTGDDPLFWHAPDAAGGVFGSIVPAPPLRGMVERIHFGHEWIDPATPLTERVLPDGGVHLIFNLGDAPTEPGSGGHAYEALGARCEPTLVRMAGRVEQVTVTLRPGGMASLLGLPAGELAGQTVALDALWGARAARVLEQVAAAAPGRPRALAMEAVLLGMAGGRADRTDPAAAEAVRIITRTRGRIRVRELAAALGVGERRLGQIFTRHVGLAPKAVCRIARFRATVNLLQHQPERAWTDVALECGFYDQSHLVNEFQALAGLAPGDFRDRGCGFFQDASAAAA, from the coding sequence ATGAGTCGTGATACGGAACGGATGTACCTCAACACGGGCGATGACCCGCTGTTCTGGCACGCGCCGGACGCGGCCGGTGGCGTGTTCGGGTCCATCGTGCCCGCGCCGCCGTTGCGCGGCATGGTGGAGCGCATCCATTTCGGCCACGAGTGGATCGATCCTGCGACTCCGCTGACGGAGCGCGTGCTGCCGGACGGCGGCGTGCATCTCATCTTCAACCTGGGTGACGCGCCGACGGAGCCCGGCTCGGGCGGGCACGCGTACGAGGCGCTGGGCGCGCGCTGCGAGCCGACGCTGGTCCGCATGGCGGGGCGCGTGGAGCAGGTGACGGTCACGCTGCGGCCCGGCGGAATGGCGTCGCTGCTCGGCCTTCCCGCGGGGGAGCTCGCCGGGCAGACCGTCGCGCTGGACGCGCTCTGGGGCGCACGCGCGGCGCGGGTGCTGGAGCAGGTGGCCGCCGCCGCGCCCGGCCGTCCGCGTGCGCTGGCGATGGAAGCCGTGCTTCTGGGGATGGCCGGCGGACGCGCGGACCGCACGGATCCCGCCGCGGCGGAGGCGGTGCGCATCATCACCCGGACGCGCGGGCGCATTCGCGTGCGGGAACTGGCGGCGGCGCTGGGCGTGGGAGAACGGCGGCTGGGACAGATCTTCACCCGCCACGTGGGGCTCGCGCCCAAGGCCGTCTGCCGCATCGCCCGATTCCGCGCGACGGTCAATCTGCTGCAGCACCAGCCGGAGCGCGCGTGGACCGACGTGGCGCTGGAGTGCGGCTTCTACGATCAATCGCACCTGGTCAACGAGTTCCAGGCGCTCGCGGGATTGGCGCCGGGCGACTTTCGCGACCGGGGCTGCGGATTTTTCCAAGACGCATCCGCCGCGGCCGCGTAG
- a CDS encoding type II toxin-antitoxin system PemK/MazF family toxin → MRIRRGEIRWADLDPVRGREQAGRRPVLILSADVFNDRSGTVIAVAVTSQPQRAGFPLVLELATANLPKKSWIKISQIRTLAVERIGDFLGVTSPEELARVVEGLNEIVGA, encoded by the coding sequence ATGCGGATTCGCCGGGGAGAGATCCGCTGGGCCGACCTGGACCCGGTGCGCGGGCGTGAGCAGGCGGGGCGGCGGCCGGTGCTGATCCTGAGCGCAGACGTGTTCAACGACAGGTCAGGCACGGTGATCGCCGTCGCGGTCACCAGCCAGCCCCAGCGCGCCGGGTTTCCGCTTGTGCTGGAGCTTGCCACCGCGAATCTGCCCAAGAAATCGTGGATCAAGATCAGCCAGATTCGCACGCTTGCGGTCGAGCGCATCGGCGACTTTCTGGGCGTCACCAGCCCCGAAGAACTCGCCCGGGTGGTGGAGGGGCTGAACGAGATTGTTGGTGCCTGA
- a CDS encoding ribbon-helix-helix domain-containing protein, whose protein sequence is MPKTKVAVTIEAGLLDELDLLVRQHRFANRSQAIESAVSEQLTRLRRTRLAEACAMLDPLEERQLAEEGLGADLDAWPEY, encoded by the coding sequence ATGCCAAAAACGAAAGTGGCGGTCACGATTGAGGCCGGACTGCTGGATGAACTCGATCTGCTCGTAAGGCAGCACCGGTTCGCCAACCGCAGCCAGGCGATCGAATCCGCGGTGTCCGAGCAGCTTACCCGTCTGCGCCGCACCCGGCTGGCGGAAGCCTGCGCCATGCTCGATCCGCTGGAGGAGCGCCAGCTGGCCGAAGAAGGGCTTGGCGCCGACCTGGATGCCTGGCCGGAGTACTAG